A window of the Juglans microcarpa x Juglans regia isolate MS1-56 chromosome 5D, Jm3101_v1.0, whole genome shotgun sequence genome harbors these coding sequences:
- the LOC121264955 gene encoding cullin-4-like, with protein sequence MSLPNKRSATTTSDATTIHTPNSSPPSSHFPPMKKAKSQAVALDPRNGLHYYQDLSAATTANNSNNVVVFDPSSMALDDDLKPDDSSAPPRSVAANLARKKAQPPQPAKKLVIKLVKAKPTLPANFEELTWAKLKSAISAIFLKQPDPIDSEILYQAVNDLCLHKLGGNLYRRIEKECELHISSALQSLVGQSPDLVVFLSLVERCWQDLCDQMLLIRGIALYLDRTYVKQTPNVRSLWDMGLQLFRKHLSSSPEVEHKTVTGLLRMIEKERLGEAVDRTLLNHLLKMFTALGIYLESFEKPFLECTSEFYAAEGMKYMQQSDVPDYLKHVEARLHEEHERCLLYLDASTRKPLIATAEKQLLERHISAILDKGFMMLMNGNRIEDLRRMYSLFSRVNALESLRQALSSYIRRTGQGVVMDEEKDKDMVASLLEFKALLDTIWEESFSKNESFCNTIKEAFEHLINLRQNRPAELIAKFLDEKLRAGNKGTSEEELEGTLDKVLVLFRFIQGKDVFEAFYKKDLAKRLLLGKSASIDAEKSMISKLKTECGSQFTNKLEGMFKDIELSKEINESFKQSSQARTKLPSGIEMSVHVLTTGYWPTYPPMDVRLPHELNVYQDIFKDFYLSKYSGRRLMWQNSLGYCVLKAEFPKGKKELAVSLFQTVVLMLFNDAENLSFQDIKDSTGIEDKELRRTLQSLACGKVRVLLKLPKGRDVEDDDTFVFNEGFTAPLYRIKVNAIQMKETVEENTSTTERVFQDRQYQVDAAIVRIMKTRKVLSHTLLITELFQQLKFPIKPADLKKRIESLIDREYLERDKNNPQIYNYLA encoded by the exons ATGTCTCTCCCCAACAAACGCTCAGCCACAACCACCAGCGACGCCACCACTATCCACACTCCGAACTCCTCTCCTCCGTCTTCTCACTTCCCCCCAATGAAAAAAGCCAAGTCCCAAGCCGTCGCCCTCGATCCCAGAAACGGCCTTCACTACTACCAAGACTTATCCGCCGCCACCACCGCCAATAACAGCAACAACGTCGTCGTTTTCGATCCCTCTTCTATGGCCCTCGACGACGATCTCAAGCCCGACGACTCCTCCGCCCCCCCTCGCTCCGTTGCCGCCAATTTGGCCAGGAAAAAGGCCCAGCCGCCTCAACCCGCCAAGAAGCTCGTCATCAAGCTCGTCAAAG CTAAACCAACGCTCCCTGCAAATTTTGAAGAGCTTACATGGGCAAAGCTCAAGTCAGCTATATCTGCTATATTTCTAAAGCAACCGGATCCTATTGACTCAGAGATACTTTATCAG GCTGTTAATGATCTTTGTCTGCACAAATTGGGGGGAAATCTTTATCGACGCATTGAAAAGGAGTGTGAATTGCACATATCTTCAGCATTGCAATCCTTGGTTGGCCAAAGCCCTGATTTGGTGGTATTTTTATCACTTGTTGAGAGATGCTGGCAGGATCTTTGTGACCAAATGTTATTAATTCGTGGTATAGCTTTGTATCTAGATAGAACATATGTGAAGCAAACACCTAATGTACGATCACTGTGGGACATGGGATTGCAACTTTTCCGCAAACATCTTTCATCGTCTCCAGAAGTTGAGCACAAAACTGTCACTGGCCTTTTAAGAATGATAGAAAAGGAAAG ATTAGGTGAAGCAGTGGATAGGACTCTCCTTAATCACCTTCTGAAGATGTTTACTGCTCTAGGAATTTACTTGGAAAGCTTTGAGAAGCCATTCCTTGAATGCACATCTGAGTTTTATGCTGCTGAAGGCATGAAGTACATGCAGCAATCAGATGTTCCAGATTATTTAAAGCATGTGGAG GCAAGGTTGCATGAGGAACATGAAAGATGTTTACTCTACCTGGATGCAAGTACAAGAAAGCCACTAATAGCAACTGCAGAAAAGCAACTACTTGAACGCCATATATCTGCGATTCTTGATAAG GGGTTCATGATGCTAATGAATGGGAACCGCATTGAGGACCTCCGGAGGATGTATTCACTGTTTTCAAGGGTCAATGCACTTGAGTCTCTAAGGCAAGCCCTTAGCTCGTACATCCGCAGAACTGGACAGGGTGTTGTcatggatgaagagaaagacaAGGATATGGTTGCATCCCTTTTAGAATTTAAGGCTTTGCTTGACACAATATGGGAGGAAAGCTTTTCCAAGAATGAATCGTTTTGCAATACCATTAAGGAAGCATTTGAGCATCTCATCAATCTTCGTCAG AACCGACCTGCTGAGCTTATTGCAAAGTTTCTGGATGAGAAGCTTCGTGCTGGGAATAAGGGTACTTCTGAAGAGGAATTGGAGGGTACTCTAGATaaagttttggttttattcaGGTTCATCCAG GGCAAGGATGTGTTTGAAGCATTCTACAAGAAGGATCTTGCAAAAAGGCTGCTTTTGGGGAAGAGTGCTTCCATTGATGCAGAGAAGTCCATGATCTCTAAG CTGAAGACTGAGTGTGGGAGCCAATTTACAAACAAACTTGAAGGAATGTTCAAA GACATCGAATTATCAAAAGAGATAAATGAATCTTTCAAACAATCATCCCAGGCCAGGACGAAACTCCCGTCAGGGATTGAGATGAGTGTGCATGTTTTAACCACAGG GTACTGGCCAACGTATCCTCCCATGGATGTTAGACTTCCTCATGAATTGAATGTCTACCAG GACATTTTTAAGGATTTCTACCTGAGCAAGTACAGCGGGAGGCGCTTAATGTGGCAAAATTCATTAGGTTACTGTGTGTTAAAAGCTGAGTTTCCTAAAGGCAAAAAGGAGTTGGCTGTTTCACTATTTCAG ACTGTTGTTTTGATGCTCTTTAATGATGCCGAGAACCTAAGTTTTCAAGATATTAAGGACTCCACTGGGATTGAGGATAAGGAACTGAGGAGGACTTTGCAGTCCCTTGCATGTGGAAAAGTTCGAGTCCTACTAAAG TTGCCCAAGGGTAGAGATGTGGAAGATGATGATACATTTGTGTTCAATGAAGGATTTACAGCTCCTCTTTACCGAATAAAG GTAAATGCAATCCAGATGAAGGAGACAGTAGAGGAGAACACAAGCACGACCGAAAGAGTATTCCAGGATCGTCAGTATCAg GTTGATGCTGCTATTGTTCGAATAATGAAGACAAGGAAAGTACTGAGTCACACGCTTCTGATAACTGAACTCTTCCAACAG CTCAAGTTTCCAATTAAGCCTGCTGATTTGAAGAAAAGGATTGAAAGCCTCATCGACAGAGAGTATCTGGAGCGGGACA